One Benincasa hispida cultivar B227 chromosome 5, ASM972705v1, whole genome shotgun sequence genomic window carries:
- the LOC120077147 gene encoding exopolygalacturonase isoform X2 produces the protein MACGSAGLVTFLIPKGTYLVGPVKFSGPCKNVSSLTVKMKGYLKASTDLSKYGSGAGWIEFRWMEGLTLTGGGTFDGQGAEAWPFNNCLDDYNCKLLPTNLKFVAMNNTVVQHITSLDSKFFHLALVQCKRFRGSKLMISAPANSPNTDGIHIDRSYNVHLSQSRIQTGDDCISIGQGNSQVTVSSINCGPGHGISVGSLGRYRNEGDVNGLVVKNCSLTGTTNGIRIKTWPNSPGSSSATNMTFENITMNNVSNPIIIDQSYCPFRSCSLKAPSLVKLSDIYFKNIRGTSSSKVAVALECSKGIPCQNVNLENVHLNLSSGENHPSSTCKYVRARYIGTQVPPPCA, from the exons ATGGCCTGTGGTTCAGCTGGACTGGTAACTTTCCTTATTCCAAAAGGAACCTATTTGGTTGGTCCAGTTAAATTTTCAGGCCCTTGCAAAAATGTGTCATCTCTAACAGTTAAAATGAAG GGCTATTTGAAGGCATCAACAGACCTGTCGAAATATGGTTCTGGTGCAGGTTGGATTGAGTTCAGATGGATGGAGGGGCTAACCTTGACTGGAGGTGGAACCTTTGATGGCCAAGGCGCTGAGGCATGGCCATTCAACAACTGCCTTGATGACTACAATTGCAAACTACTTCCAACT AACTTGAAATTTGTGGCTATGAATAACACGGTTGTTCAACACATAACTTCACTGGATAGCAAGTTCTTTCACCTGGCTTTAGTACAATGCAAGAGGTTCAGAGGTAGCAAACTCATGATTTCAGCTCCGGCAAATAGTCCCAACACTGATGGCATCCACATTGACCGAAGTTATAACGTCCATCTTTCTCAATCACGTATTCAAACTGGTGACGACTGCATCTCCATCGGACAAGGGAATTCTCAAGTCACAGTCTCCAGCATCAACTGTGGACCTGGCCATGGGATCAG CGTCGGAAGCTTGGGAAGATATCGAAATGAAGGAGATGTAAACGGATTAGTAGTTAAAAATTGCAGCCTCACAGGTACCACCAATGGGATCAGAATCAAGACATGGCCAAACTCTCCTGGCAGCAGCTCAGCCACAAACATGACATTTGAGAACATTACCATGAACAACGTGTCCAATCCAATTATCATTGATCAATCATACTGTCCGTTCAGATCTTGTTCTCTTAAG GCACCATCTCTAGTGAAGCTGAGTGATATTTATTTCAAGAACATAAGAGGAACCTCTTCCTCTAAGGTAGCTGTGGCATTAGAATGCAGCAAGGGAATCCCATGTCAGAATGTGAACCTTGAAAATGTTCACTTGAATCTTTCATCAGGGGAAAACCACCCATCTTCTACTTGCAAATATGTTAGAGCCAGGTACATTGGCACCCAAGTCCCACCCCCTTGTGCTTAA
- the LOC120078127 gene encoding damage-control phosphatase At2g17340-like has protein sequence MESASELVPFPLLLTPIESNYRACTIPYRFPSDNPRKPTPIELSWINVFYNVIPSFKERAAGDPTVPDAEEKAEKFAQRYSQILDDLKKDPESHGGPPDCILLCRLREQVLRELGFRDIFKRVKDEENAKAITLFADVIRLNDDIEDDEKRLENLVRGIFAGNIFDLGSAQLAEVFSKDGMSFLASCQNLVPRPWVIDDLDTFKLRWSKKSWKKAVIFVDNSGADIILGILPFARELLRRGTQVVLAANDLPSINDVTYHELIEILSQLKDDRGQLVGVDTSNLLVANSGNDLPVIDLSQVSQELSYLATDADLVILEGMGRGIETNLYAQFKSDSLKIGMVKHLEVAEFLGGRLYDCVFKYNEVSS, from the exons ATGGAGAGCGCGTCGGAGCTGGTGCCATTTCCACTGCTGCTCACGCCGATTGAGTCCAATTACAGAGCCTGCACCATCCCCTACCGATTCCCTTCCGATAATCCTCGCAAGCCTACCCCCATTGAGCTCTCATGGATCAACGTCTTCTACAATGTTATCCCATCCTTCAA AGAACGGGCGGCGGGTGATCCCACAGTCCCAGATGCTGAAGAAAAAGCTGAAAAGTTTGCCCAGAG GTATTCTCAAATACTTGATGACTTGAAGAAAGATCCTGAAAGTCATGGAGGACCTCCTGATTGCATT CTTCTATGTAGACTTCGGGAGCAAGTCCTTAGGGAATTGGGGTTCAGAGATATATTCAAGAGAGTGAAG GATGAAGAGAATGCAAAGGCTATTACCTTATTTGCTGATGTAATTCGTTTGAATGATGACATTGAAGATGATGAGAAGCGTTTGGAGAATCTGGTTAGAGGAATATTTGCTGGGAACATTTTTGACCTTGGTTCGGCTCAG CTAGCTGAAGTTTTCTCGAAGGATGGTATGTCTTTCTTAGCGAGTTGTCAAAATCTAGTTCCTCGTCCTTGGGTGATTGATGATTTGGACACATTCAAACTCCGATGGAGTAAAAAGTCATGGAAGAAG GCTGTAATATTTGTTGATAACTCCGGTGCAGATATTATTTTGGGCATTTTGCCATTTGCTAGAGAGTTACTTCGGCGTGGAACTCAG GTTGTCTTAGCGGCTAATGACTTGCCCTCAATTAACGATGTAACTTATCATGAACTAATTGAAATTTTATCACAG CTGAAGGATGACCGTGGACAGCTTGTGGGGGTCGATACTTCCAACCTTTTAGTTGCCAATTCTGGCAATGATTTGCCC GTCATTGACCTTTCTCAAGTCTCCCAGGAGCTTAGTTACCTGGCAACCGATGCAGATCTAGTTATCTTGGAAGGAATG GGTCGTGGAATAGAGACAAATCTTTATGCTCAATTTAAGTCTGATTCGCTAAAGATTGGCATG GTAAAGCATCTGGAGGTTGCAGAGTTTCTTGGTGGAAGGCTCTACGATTGTGTCTTCAAGTACAATGAAGTTTCTAGTTGA
- the LOC120078128 gene encoding cysteine protease XCP1-like: MAFSTFFSKTTLILFATVFITYAIAHDFSIVGYSPEHLASMDKTIELFESWMKKHSKKYQSIEEKLHRFEIFIDNLKHIDETNKKVSSYWLGLNEFADLSHEEFKSKYLGLKIEFPRKRSSRGFSYRDVEDLPESVDWRSKGAVTPVKNQGSCGSCWAFSTVAAVEGINQIVTGNLTSLSEQELIDCDRSFNNGCYGGLMDYAFQYIMSNSGLRKEEDYPYLMEEGRCIREKEQFEVVTISGYEDVPANDEQSLLKALSHQPVSVAIEASGRNFQFYKGGIFTGRCGTDMDHGVTAVGYGSSQGTDYIIVKNSWGPKWGENGYIRMKRNTGKPEGLCGINQMASYPTKEK; this comes from the exons ATGGCTTTCTCTACCTTCTTCTCCAAAACAACTCTCATCCTCTTTGCAACTGTATTCATCACTTACGCAATTGCTCACGATTTCTCGATTGTAGGCTATTCCCCCGAGCACTTAGCCTCCATGGATAAAACCATCGAGCTGTTCGAGTCATGGATGAAAAAGCACAGTAAAAAGTATCAGAGTATTGAAGAGAAGCTCCATAGATTTGAGATATTCATTGATAATTTGAAGCACATTGATGAGACAAACAAGAAGGTTTCTAGCTATTGGCTGGGATTGAATGAATTTGCAGACCTGAGCCATGAAGAGTTTAAGAGTAAATATTTGGGATTGAAAATTGAGTTTCCAAGGAAAAGGTCGTCTCGTGGATTTAGTTATAGAGATGTGGAGGACTTGCCCGAGTCGGTTGATTGGAGAAGTAAAGGAGCTGTTACTCCTGTCAAGAACCAAGGCTCTTGCG GGAGTTGCTGGGCATTTTCGACTGTTGCAGCAGTGGAGGGGATAAACCAAATTGTCACTGGAAATCTAACCTCCTTGTCCGAACAAGAATTGATCGACTGTGACCGAAGCTTCAACAATGGGTGCTATGGCGGTTTGATGGATTATGCCTTCCAATACATAATGTCAAATTCTGGACTTAGAAAGGAGGAAGACTACCCATATCTAATGGAGGAAGGAAGATGTATTAGAGAAAAG GAACAATTTGAGGTAGTGACCATTAGTGGCTACGAAGACGTGCCAGCAAACGATGAACAGAGTCTCCTAAAAGCATTGAGTCACCAACCTGTCAGTGTAGCCATTGAGGCTTCTGGCAGAAATTTTCAATTCTACAAAGGG GGAATATTCACAGGTCGTTGTGGAACCGACATGGATCACGGCGTGACAGCCGTTGGATATGGTTCATCACAGGGAACAGACTACATTATAGTAAAGAACTCATGGGGACCAAAATGGGGAGAAAATGGATATATTAGGATGAAGAGAAATACAGGAAAACCTGAAGGACTATGTGGAATCAACCAAATGGCTTCTTATCCAACCAAAGAGAAATAA